The sequence below is a genomic window from Micromonospora aurantiaca ATCC 27029.
CGACCCGCTTCAGGCCACCCGGGTAACCGGAGTGGCGGTAAGCGACCTTGGTCTGGCGCTTGTTGCCGGTCAGCGCGACCTTGCCCGCGTTCACGATGACGACGAAGTCGCCCGTGTCGACGTGCGGCGCGAAAGTCGGCTTGTGCTTGCCACGCAGGAGCGTGGCGGCGTGGGTCGCCAGGCGGCCCAGCACGACATCAGAGGCGTCGATGACGTGCCACTGACGCTCGATCTCACCCGGCTTCGGGCTGTACGTACGCACAGGTCTACCTTGTCTCGTCGTCGGTCTGGGGTCGCGCGCCGAGGTGACCAGGAGTACCCAGCCGGACCAGCGCGCACGAACGACCAAGCGTACCTGATGCGGCACGCCTAAGAATGTCGTACAACAGCAGGCAACGATACCCGGCCGCCCGGCGGCAGGTCAAAACGGGGTCGCGCCGCGCGTGGCCTGCGGGTTCGTCATGGCACAGGTCACACGCCGACCAGCGTACGCGGTCCGGGACGCAGGTAGACCACCCAGGTGACCAGGAAGCAGAGCGCGTACCAGCCGATGAAGGCCAGGTAGGCGGCATCAGCAGTGCCGGAGGCCAGGAACGACTGCCGGAACGCCACGTTCACCAGCACCCCGCCCGAGGCACCGACCGCCCCGGCGATGCCGATCACCGCGCCGGCCAGCCGCCGGGCCCGCCGCTGCGCCGCCTCCGGGTCGCCGGTCAGCTCGCTCTCCGCGACGGCCCGGGCCCGGAAGATCGCCGGGATCATCTTGTACGTCGACCCGTTGCCGATGCCGGAGAAGACGAACAGCGCCAGGAACCCGGCCAGGTAGAGCGGGAACGACTTCTCCCTGGCGGCGTACAGCACCAGCCCGGCCCCGGCGGCCATCGCCACGAAGTTCCAGAACGTGACCCGCGCCCCGCCCAGCCGGTCGGCGAGCTGACCGCCCACCGGCCGGATCAGCGACCCGATCAGCGGCCCCAGGAAGGTCAGCCAGGCCGCGTCCACGGGCGTCGGGAACCGGTCGTGGAACTGGAGCTGGAGCAC
It includes:
- the rplM gene encoding 50S ribosomal protein L13 translates to MRTYSPKPGEIERQWHVIDASDVVLGRLATHAATLLRGKHKPTFAPHVDTGDFVVIVNAGKVALTGNKRQTKVAYRHSGYPGGLKRVGYDELLTKRPERAIELAVKGMLPHNKLGRQLLKKLKVYAGAEHPHTAQQPVPFEIKQIAQ